The Vitis riparia cultivar Riparia Gloire de Montpellier isolate 1030 chromosome 10, EGFV_Vit.rip_1.0, whole genome shotgun sequence genome includes a region encoding these proteins:
- the LOC117923750 gene encoding protein PYRICULARIA ORYZAE RESISTANCE 21-like isoform X1 — protein MAEGTIMVLKVDLGCERCCKKIRKLICKIPEIKEYAFHEKDNAVMIKVVCCYPEKIKTKLICKGGKIIHSIEVRAPEKPKPPADKPKPPADKPEPPADKPKPQADKPKVPVPTPVTGYPPCIYPPGVCCKPCYEGRSGGPCHHGCRIPRQPPSYDGYLKLVPSYDGWPSGCRCNRSYGCRCEFFTEENPACTIM, from the exons ATGGCAGAG GGTACGATTATGGTGCTGAAGGTTGATCTAGGGTGTGAACGCTGTTGCAAGAAGATCAGGAAACTGATCTGTAAAATTCCTG aaataaaagagtATGCTTTCCATGAGAAGGACAACGCAGTGATGATCAAAGTAGTATGCTGCTACCCTGAGAAGATCAAAACGAAGCTTATCTGCAAAGGTGGCAAAATCATCCACAGTATTGAGGTTAGGGCACCCGAGAAACCTAAACCCCCAGCAGACAAGCCAAAACCTCCAGCTGACAAGCCAGAACCTCCAGCTGACAAACCAAAACCTCAAGCTGACAAGCCAAAGGTACCGGTGCCAACTCCAGTAACAGGGTATCCACCATGCATCTATCCACCTGGAGTGTGTTGTAAGCCATGCTATGAGGGACGTAGTGGTGGCCCCTGCCACCATGGATGTAGGATTCCGCGCCAACCACCATCTTATGATGGATATCTGAAGCTAGTGCCATCCTATGATGGCTGGCCTTCTGGGTGTCGCTGTAACAGAAGCTATGGTTGCCGCTGTGAATTCTTTACTGAAGAAAATCCCGCATGCACCATCATGTGA
- the LOC117923748 gene encoding heavy metal-associated isoprenylated plant protein 6-like: MAEGTIMVLKVDLGCKRCYRKIKKLLCKFPEIRDQTFDEKEDTVIIKVVCCCPEKIRTKLICKGGDSIKGIEVRTPVNPKLPPDKPKKTDEKQKPAKDKPKKTDEEPKHEKKKQERAPVPTPVPEYPTGVCCKSCYEGRHGGPCHHGYGIPHQPPSYDGYIRLVPSYDGWASGCRCDRSYGCRCEFVIEENPTCTIL; encoded by the exons ATGGCAGAG GGTACGATTATGGTGCTGAAGGTTGATCTAGGGTGCAAACGCTGCTACAGGAAGATCAAGAAACTGCTCTGTAAATTTCCTG AAATACGAGATCAGACTTTCGATGAGAAGGAAGACACCGTGATAATCAAAGTAGTATGCTGCTGCCCTGAGAAAATCAGAACGAAGCTTATCTGCAAAGGTGGCGATTCCATCAAGGGTATCGAGGTTAGAACACCCGTGAATCCAAAACTTCCACCTGACAAGCCAAAAAAGACTGACGAGAAGCAAAAACCTGCAAAAGACAAGCCAAAGAAGACTGATGAGGAGCCTAAGCATGAGAAAAAGAAACAGGAACGGGCACCGGTGCCAACTCCAGTACCAGAATATCCAACTGGAGTGTGCTGTAAGTCATGCTATGAGGGACGTCATGGTGGCCCCTGCCACCATGGATATGGAATTCCGCACCAACCACCATCTTATGATGGATATATAAGGCTAGTGCCATCCTATGATGGCTGGGCTTCTGGGTGTCGCTGTGACAGAAGCTATGGTTGCCGCTGTGAATTCGTTATTGAAGAAAATCCCACATGCACCATCCTGTGA
- the LOC117923750 gene encoding protein PYRICULARIA ORYZAE RESISTANCE 21-like isoform X2, giving the protein MVLKVDLGCERCCKKIRKLICKIPEIKEYAFHEKDNAVMIKVVCCYPEKIKTKLICKGGKIIHSIEVRAPEKPKPPADKPKPPADKPEPPADKPKPQADKPKVPVPTPVTGYPPCIYPPGVCCKPCYEGRSGGPCHHGCRIPRQPPSYDGYLKLVPSYDGWPSGCRCNRSYGCRCEFFTEENPACTIM; this is encoded by the exons ATGGTGCTGAAGGTTGATCTAGGGTGTGAACGCTGTTGCAAGAAGATCAGGAAACTGATCTGTAAAATTCCTG aaataaaagagtATGCTTTCCATGAGAAGGACAACGCAGTGATGATCAAAGTAGTATGCTGCTACCCTGAGAAGATCAAAACGAAGCTTATCTGCAAAGGTGGCAAAATCATCCACAGTATTGAGGTTAGGGCACCCGAGAAACCTAAACCCCCAGCAGACAAGCCAAAACCTCCAGCTGACAAGCCAGAACCTCCAGCTGACAAACCAAAACCTCAAGCTGACAAGCCAAAGGTACCGGTGCCAACTCCAGTAACAGGGTATCCACCATGCATCTATCCACCTGGAGTGTGTTGTAAGCCATGCTATGAGGGACGTAGTGGTGGCCCCTGCCACCATGGATGTAGGATTCCGCGCCAACCACCATCTTATGATGGATATCTGAAGCTAGTGCCATCCTATGATGGCTGGCCTTCTGGGTGTCGCTGTAACAGAAGCTATGGTTGCCGCTGTGAATTCTTTACTGAAGAAAATCCCGCATGCACCATCATGTGA